From a region of the Neobacillus niacini genome:
- a CDS encoding kinase-associated lipoprotein B → MSELQIGEIVTGIYKTGKYIGEITEVRPQHYLVRVLAVVKHPMQGDLHNPKEVDVLIFHERKALSYREQANIPKQMVKIFTEEVPDYQESLKQAVEKMKNELTEKASDWAEMSLKSIASLEKDYFK, encoded by the coding sequence AAATTGTTACCGGAATTTATAAAACAGGAAAATATATTGGGGAAATAACCGAAGTTCGTCCGCAGCATTATTTAGTCAGAGTTTTAGCTGTTGTCAAACATCCTATGCAAGGAGATTTACATAATCCAAAAGAAGTGGACGTATTGATTTTCCATGAAAGAAAGGCTCTATCATATAGGGAGCAAGCTAACATTCCAAAGCAAATGGTCAAGATTTTCACAGAGGAAGTCCCTGACTATCAAGAGTCATTAAAACAAGCTGTTGAAAAAATGAAAAACGAGTTAACTGAAAAGGCATCAGACTGGGCAGAAATGAGTCTAAAAAGTATCGCATCTCTAGAAAAAGATTATTTCAAATAA